The window GTATGGATTTAAGGTACTTTTGAAAAAATGTTTTTGTATTTCAGGTCTAATAAATTCTAAAAACAACTTAAAAAGTAACTCCAAAAAGAACATCTTAATTACACctaaaaaacaaccaaaaaataAATCCCACATTTCTTCTTCCATACATTACCTCCCACCCTCTATTGCCACCGCCACCACCCCACCTTCCTCTCACCATCACTATCACCCTCCTATCTCCTTCTCTCTCCTCCTCCCTTTCCTTCTCCAGCCATTCCCTCCCCTTCTCCCAGACCATCCATCCCCTCCGTTAGTCGCGACCAcaagagaggagagggagaaggGAAAAGAGGAAGGAAGAGGAACAAATGAGAatgagagaggagagaggaggagcaggagagagagagagagagagaagggaggGGATGGTAATGGTGATGGTAGGTGGTGTAGACCTTTTATAAAATACTCTAAAAAAGTTATAAATTCTAAAAATAACCtaaaatacattttaaaaaatCCCTAAAAATACTCCTATTTatatccgtttggattagctgtttttggggtgtttttgaaaaattttgctgtagcagagtttttagattatattctggaatattttcagaaaatattttgggatatttaagaatagaagagtttttagaatatattttgagatattttttaaaatttttttaaaaaattaaactaatttttagattaccttttacagtactttttaaaaaattttattgtatttgaaaaactagtttttgaaaaacactcataaataatttgctatccaaacacaaaTTTAATCAATACTACAATATCTGAGGCGAGCAGCGGGTGCCAATCTGCTTGTTGCTTCAGTTGGATGTTTTCCAACACGGCACTGCCCTCGCTTGATTAACGACTGCACGAGATTTACATTAGTCCACATCAAAGTATGCATTAGAGTTGAAAACGACATATGGGTCTTGTTAACTTTGCATTTTGCAAGTAAGAATCCAGAGAAGGTAGAATCGAAAAATCAAAGAACAAAATGATTTCGAGGAATTCCTTAAAATCAAAGAACAAAACTCTCAGCAGCCTCGATAAAGAAACAACTACTATGAGTTTTGGCTCATTCTTGTGTTATCAAGGAATTACTTTGGAAAGAATTGGCAATGCTAGAGCCTAGAATGTTTAATGTCATACAATGCCtaccaaaaacataaaaaaaaaaaagaacaaatttaAGGATTGTATCTTATCCTATCTTAAAATACATAATGCGTCAAGATTTGAGCTATAGTAAATTGTACCGGTTTCAATGTAATTCTCCAATTGATTTTGgacttttttgtctttttgcaTCATAGGGGCCCACTCTGGAGCGGTTTGTTTGCCATTGCTGATTGCTCCCGTCCTCCTttttgattttgtgactttATTCCAATTATGACCTTTTGTGCTAGTGTCTTGGTAACTATCTTGGTAACTAGAAGGAACCGGGCTGTGCAAGTACAGCCTACGTCCATCtataaaattcatcacactataatttactttcaaataaagAGCAATTATAATTGCTAAAAAATGAGTATAAAAAATAAAGTTTGTTTGTAGTGAAatgttccaaaagtttgctccaactTGTTTATTATGATGCAATAGAGATTTATCTTACTATATTGTATGGACAAACAAcatcaaagaaataaaaaaccACGCACATGAGACATGCAAAACCAGTTCAATATTAAcataaatgatatatgattCACAAAACTCAAATATCATGCTACTATAATTACAAATGCATAAAATTTCACCATTATTTCTTTCTCAAACAAGTCACCATCATGTAAAAACATCCATCCTATAATTTCACAACAAAACTTGTCAGAAATTCGAATGGAAGGCTTTTCAACGCATAAAAAAGGTACAAAAATTCAGTATCAAAGAATTACTAAAGGAAGTGCAAGATTCAATTAAGCATTGAAAAGGAACTAAAACATCATAATtgcaaaatacaaaattttgcaTTTAGATTTAAGACAAACCTCACAAAAGGAGAATCGACTTACAGAACCAAAATAATGGAAGGCTTAATCAATATTAAAGAGATCaagtcaaaataaataaatacatcaCGGTAATAGGATAAAGaggcaaaaaaaaggaaaaatgataaAGGGTAAATAAAATATAgttgatgaaaaaaaaacttaagTCCATATTTGGCAACATGAAACATGGGAAAAAcaggaataaaaagaaaatggaacatATCGGACAATAGGAGTAGTGGAGGGAAAAGGTATATTATCTATGTTTCTTCTAAAAGAAAGAGATGATCATGAATCATGATTTTTGAACTaaggaacaaaagaaatatCTGTTCTCATGTAAGAAAAACATACACTCAGTTAAttataaaggaaaaagaaaagatgcaTCAATTGAGTGGAAGGaggaaaggcaaagaaaaattAGGATGAAGAAAAAGATGAAGGGAACAAGTAAAATACTGGATTAAAGAGCTAAAATTGATGGGAGAATAAGTGACAATATGAATTCATAGATTGTTGTGATACCGGTCCGTGGTTAACAATAATCACctaaaataatagtaaaaaacCAATCTTAGTATAATTGATTATAAAGAAAGCATTTGaaggggaaaaaggaaagatgaagaagaaaaagatagaGATAAGAGTTGAAGACTTAGGAAGAAACAGAAAGAAGAGTAAACTTGGGAGAAGAGATGTTTATGATTTTTGACTAATCAAAGAAAATAATGGAGAAAAAtttcaactaaaaataaaaactgcCACTTGTTAAAAGAAAAGACTATACATATGGCAAAAAGAGAAGTTGTTATAGTAACCTCTCTTTCAAATTTATTAATTCTATAAATTTGATTATAGATCGATGTTCTTGCAAATTTATGAATTCTATAAATTTGACATCTAGgcctttgtatttttcttttctaataaAGATATATATTAACAAAATTGAGTATGCATCTGTGCCCATTTGTATTAGTTTAAAGCCAAGTGTGCCGATTTGTATTAGTTTGAAAATAAATTAGAGTTTGCCTCAATTTGAAAAATGTCCATTAGTTGAATAATGTTTgttaatcactaaattattaatatagaatttttttcattttaaaattgAGTAAGATAAAATAGGTCCGATGAATATGAAGCAATGATTATTTAGAACCTATGGAATAATGTTTGTTAACcaacaaaatattaatatagaattttttttttatttttaaattgagCAATATAAAATAAGTCCCATCAATATGAAGCAATGATTATTTAATGCTTTTTTTACTACAGCAACTATGATTAAGGCCTACAATTTTCATCGAAAAttgataaagtgataataacccttatatataaattattaatgtaCTATCTCTTAGCTATCAAAATGGCTTCCTGTATAAATCAATAAGCTCTCAGAGATGCGTAATCATATGATCTTCGACCCAAAAAGAATGATTTTTCCACATTAATATTTGCACATAGCTCTTTACATCCTACTaactttaagaaaaaataatatcCATTCCATTAGTTTGAGTAATGTTCATTCATTAGTGAATTCaagccaaaaaataaaattcttgaaaatcaatattatttttcaagtgTTCAAatctattaatttttaaaaaaatacaaatccCATTAGTTATTAACAAAAGTGCAGTGTCCATCTGATTTTTTCAGCTGTATTTTCATATATTGTTTTCCAAATGAATGTATATATTACTAATTCAGTGTGTAACTAATGAATATAgagcaaatttttggatattgtGTTTGttccaaaaacaaattttttttagattAATATTTTCTCATAACTCTTTGCATTCTATTaactttaagaaaaaaaaaatctattccATTAGTTTGAGATGTTCATTTGTTACTGAATTGaagcaaaaaaaattcatcGAAATCAATATTATAAATCTTTCAAGTGTTGAAATTCAATTAATTCTAAAAAAATACAAATCCCATTAATATGGGTGATGTTTGTTTACAAATGAATTGATGTGATATTGGCTAATTTAGAAAAAagttatttaattaataaatACAGTTTTACCAATCTATAATATCGAGTTGTtgcaaattattaatttatcttaTTAAACAAGAACCAAAGTATGTGAACGTTTCCAAAAATTGTGTGCTATTAATTTATCTTCCAAGAGCCTTTGCGTTCTTTTATATTCTTTCCATAGGCTTTTGCGAAATATGGCTATATATTCTCTGGTCCTAATTATCCTAATTGTCATAATATCACCACACCACATAattcttacaaaaaaaatatatcacTCCTATATTCATTATTCGTTGGGTCATCCATCAGAGTTCTCGATCCTTATAATAAAAATGGAGAATAACCCAACGACCCAAATAAGGGTTGAGGCCTGAAGTGGGACCAGGCCCTTTtattggacaaaaaaaaaaactatagttGGCTTACTTAATCTAATATGACTTGTTCAACCTTTCTTATGTGCCTCACATATCAAGATTTTATCTCCCTTgaacacaaaaaagaaaaaaaaaacttgctcaAAATTTTTACATTACCCTAGTCCTTTTTATAAAAGTAATCATAAACACTAATTATTCATCACAAAATCGATTACTCTTAACCatgtgatttctttttttttttcgtctcttgtaattttttcaatttctcccaaccaaattaatttttttgagaaaccaaattattattagtactattattattttgtttatataatattatcAAAAAGAAACTTACCAAAGCAGTAAATCGTGACTATATCCAAACAAGCGCTCCACATGTACACCAACAACGGCTAGTAAATCAGTAATAAAATCCTACCACTTCCTAAAGGGCAAATGGCTTCCTAAACGAATCCTACCACTTCCTAAAAGGCAAATGGCTTCCTAAACGAAAGCCCACCAATCTAGACCGTCCAATCAAACCCATCCAACGGATACTATTcgaactcaaaaatttgaccgtTAAAGCCAACCCAAAGCAGAGTACTTCTCAAGCGTCGGTTCCCTGATTCCGTCCACCATCACCTCCTATTAAACCATGTCTTCTCAACTAAATGCCTCTCTTTCTCACCACATTTCTCAATAGATAAGAAAACCCAGAGATTTTTATTCAAGAAAGGAAGAatttgagagagagaaaaaagattaaaggaaaggaaagaatagTGGCGACGTTAAACGAAGAAGGAGAGGCTCGTAACGGTCGTCTCCAGTTGTTTTTTTCATCAATATTGTCGAGTCTTGGAGGGGTTTTTGGACAGATTAATctgcaagaagaagaagaagaggaagaagatttAGATATGGCTTCAAGAGCTGGCCTTCAAGAGCAGCAACCCAGAGGTAGTAAAAAGATCACTTCTTTTTTCGCTGGTTTCTTTGAACTTTCACTTGTGTATTCATGGGTTTTATGTTTTGGGTCTTCTTTAATTGCTTTTCAAGAGACTTTTTGTGTTTCTGTGTTTGGTTTTTTAAGGGATTTTGTTGGTTTTGTTCATTGGTTTGAATAATTATAGGTTctgtttttcttgaactttttcttttgttcattctTCACCTTTTGTAGACGTCAATTTAGGAACTAATGAAGTTTCTGGGATATTATCTTCATGGGAATTTGAGGTTTTTGTAGGTACATTTCATTTTCGATTTATTCTCCATTTCTTTTTCGCATAAATTTTATTCTTGTATATTCTGGACTTGTCAATGACATCTTTATGGAGATAAATGGGATTTCTATTGTGGGTTCTGTTGGTATTCTGGAATATCAATTGATTCTGTTGTTTTTTACTATTCTCTTGTTAATTCTGAAATACGTTGAGTGTTGCTTATATTCTTTATTTAAGAAATTTTTCTTGGTTTGCTGAGATTTCCACATAATTGTCTCCGTGGCTTTTGACATTGATTTTGTGGTTAATTCTTGAATTATTTACATATTATCCCATTATGTGGTCTTTGTGTTTGTTGAATGATCCCCGGGATATTCTTGCTGTTCTGCAAGAGGTTTTGATAATATTCTTGCTGTTGATGATTTTGCTGTTCTGATATTTTTCTTCgagaatttcttctttttgtaaATTGCCTGGCCTTCTTGGATAAGTAATCTATGGCGTTTCTAGTTCTTTTCACTGTGGAACTTTTTGCTTGGTagtatttgtttattttgtaaattcTCTTCTATTATCAGATTATGCTCAAGTAATTTACAAATATTTGATGTATCAATCTTTTAGGGGTGGCAGCAGGAAAGCAGAAGAATTTACAACCAGAAGGAAGGAACCGCCGTGTGCTGAGAGATATCGGCAATCTTGTGCCAGCTCCTGCTGTAGAGGGGAAGCCCCAGATTGCTCGACCTATCACCAGGTGGATTTTGCCGCTTCCTTGGCTACTTGTTTGAGTTATGTTTAAATTAGCTGCTTTTGTTTCGAAGTTAGTCTATAAAAGTTTGGCATTGAAAGAAATATCCTGTTGCAGGCGATATGGTGCACAGTTAGTGGTTAATGGACAAAAGCAAGCAGAGAAGAACAACAAGGTGGTAAGGAGTTGTTTCAGTAGCCTGGATATTCTTGTCTAAATTAGATTTTTGTTTGGCAAATATGTGCTGAAGTTGCTTTAAATATGCAGAAACCACTTGGGGAAGCAGCTGTAGCTCAGAAGAAAAACAAGGAGAAGCTGAAACCTGAAGCAGTAGTGGTTATCAGCTCTGATGATGAAGAAGTTAACTGCAAAGAGCAAATTCCCCGGTATGCAAGGAAGGTGGGAGCAGTGTCTGCAAAGAAGACTGCAGGAAAGACTTATACTTCAATTCTCACAGCTCGAAGCAAGGTTGTTTTCATTAAAAATACCAAGTGTATTTTCATTTATTGATTTGTCTGTTTATATCGTATTCATTAATATGCATGATATTGTTATTAGGCTGCTTGTGCACTTTCAAGAAAACCAGCGGAGGTGATAGTAGACATTGATGCAAATGACGTAAATAATGAATTGGCAGCAGTTGAGTATGTTGAGGATATGTACCAGTTCTACAAAGAAACAGAGGTATGTTCATTCAGCAGTGCTTTTTCCCTGTGTATTTAGAAAGATTTTCTGCGCTCATCTTACACATTATATTATTCTGAAGCAGGAGGATGGAAGAGTTTGTGACTACATAGGTGCACAGCCTGATATCAGTGCTAAAATGAGGGCTATTCTTGTGGATTGGTTGATAGAAGTTCACAGGAAATTTGAACTGATGCCAGAGAGTCTCTATCTGACAGTCAATATAGTCGACCGGTTTCTCTCAGTGAAGGCTGTTCCAAGAAAGGAGCTTCAGTTGGTTGGCATGGGTTCAATGCTTATTGCATGCAAGTATGAAGAAATTTGGGCGCCAGAGGTAGCATCTCTTTCTCCACAAACTGAATCTTTCAAGATTGAGCTTCAAGATTCAATTAAAGCTGCCTCAGTGTAGCTGACTCTTTCTGTACTTCACTTTTCAGGTCAATGATTTCATTGCTATATCAGACAATGCTTATGTGAGAGACCAGCTGCTTTTCATGGAGAAAGCAATTCTTGGAAAGCTCGAGTGGTATTTGACAGTTCCAACACCATACGTGTTTCTGGCTCGGTACATAAAGGCTTCTGTTCCATCTGACCCTGAGGTATTAATTTTAAGAGCAGCAATTTTTCTGCTTAGTAAAAAGTTGAATAAGCAGTTGATCAGTTATGACTATTCTCTGCGTAGATTGAGAATATGGTCTATTTCCTTGCTGAACTTGGCTTGGTGAACTATGAAACCACCATACACTACTGCCCATCAAAGCTTGCAGCCTCTGCAGTTTATGCTGCACGCTGCACTTTCAAGAAGACACCCTTATGGACTGAGACTTTAAAGCACTACACTGGCTACTCTGAAGATCAGATAATGTATCATTTCTTCTGATTCTTTTGTACCAAAATTCTGATGTTGTGACAACTGTTCTTGGTTCTAACTATTTTGGCTATGCTTTTCTACTTCGTTTTAGGGACTGCGCAAAGCTCTTGGTCAGCTTCCACTCAGGTGCAGCAGAAAACAAGCTCAAGGCATCTTACAGGAAGTATTGCAATCCAGATAGAGGGGCTGTTGCTCTGTACCCCGCAGCAAAAACTCTACCCCCACAAGAAGCATCTTGAATTTCTTCTAGGTGCAACCACCATATTTTAGTGGTTAATTTCGAGATCATTATTCTGCAATGATCCTCTCTCAAGCCTTTT is drawn from Coffea arabica cultivar ET-39 chromosome 1c, Coffea Arabica ET-39 HiFi, whole genome shotgun sequence and contains these coding sequences:
- the LOC113741192 gene encoding G2/mitotic-specific cyclin S13-7-like isoform X1, encoding MASRAGLQEQQPRGVAAGKQKNLQPEGRNRRVLRDIGNLVPAPAVEGKPQIARPITRRYGAQLVVNGQKQAEKNNKVKPLGEAAVAQKKNKEKLKPEAVVVISSDDEEVNCKEQIPRYARKVGAVSAKKTAGKTYTSILTARSKAACALSRKPAEVIVDIDANDVNNELAAVEYVEDMYQFYKETEQEDGRVCDYIGAQPDISAKMRAILVDWLIEVHRKFELMPESLYLTVNIVDRFLSVKAVPRKELQLVGMGSMLIACKYEEIWAPEVNDFIAISDNAYVRDQLLFMEKAILGKLEWYLTVPTPYVFLARYIKASVPSDPEIENMVYFLAELGLVNYETTIHYCPSKLAASAVYAARCTFKKTPLWTETLKHYTGYSEDQIMDCAKLLVSFHSGAAENKLKASYRKYCNPDRGAVALYPAAKTLPPQEAS
- the LOC113741192 gene encoding G2/mitotic-specific cyclin S13-7-like isoform X3, encoding MASRAGLQEQQPRGVAAGKQKNLQPEGRNRRVLRDIGNLVPAPAVEGKPQIARPITRRYGAQLVVNGQKQAEKNNKKPLGEAAVAQKKNKEKLKPEAVVVISSDDEEVNCKEQIPRYARKVGAVSAKKTAGKTYTSILTARSKAACALSRKPAEVIVDIDANDVNNELAAVEYVEDMYQFYKETEQEDGRVCDYIGAQPDISAKMRAILVDWLIEVHRKFELMPESLYLTVNIVDRFLSVKAVPRKELQLVGMGSMLIACKYEEIWAPEVNDFIAISDNAYVRDQLLFMEKAILGKLEWYLTVPTPYVFLARYIKASVPSDPEIENMVYFLAELGLVNYETTIHYCPSKLAASAVYAARCTFKKTPLWTETLKHYTGYSEDQIMDCAKLLVSFHSGAAENKLKASYRKYCNPDRGAVALYPAAKTLPPQEAS
- the LOC113741192 gene encoding G2/mitotic-specific cyclin S13-7-like isoform X2; translation: MASRAGLQEQQPRGVAAGKQKNLQPEGRNRRVLRDIGNLVPAPAVEGKPQIARPITRRYGAQLVVNGQKQAEKNNKVKPLGEAAVAQKKNKEKLKPEAVVVISSDDEEVNCKEQIPRYARKVGAVSAKKTAGKTYTSILTARSKAACALSRKPAEVIVDIDANDVNNELAAVEYVEDMYQFYKETEEDGRVCDYIGAQPDISAKMRAILVDWLIEVHRKFELMPESLYLTVNIVDRFLSVKAVPRKELQLVGMGSMLIACKYEEIWAPEVNDFIAISDNAYVRDQLLFMEKAILGKLEWYLTVPTPYVFLARYIKASVPSDPEIENMVYFLAELGLVNYETTIHYCPSKLAASAVYAARCTFKKTPLWTETLKHYTGYSEDQIMDCAKLLVSFHSGAAENKLKASYRKYCNPDRGAVALYPAAKTLPPQEAS
- the LOC113741192 gene encoding G2/mitotic-specific cyclin S13-7-like isoform X4 translates to MASRAGLQEQQPRGVAAGKQKNLQPEGRNRRVLRDIGNLVPAPAVEGKPQIARPITRRYGAQLVVNGQKQAEKNNKKPLGEAAVAQKKNKEKLKPEAVVVISSDDEEVNCKEQIPRYARKVGAVSAKKTAGKTYTSILTARSKAACALSRKPAEVIVDIDANDVNNELAAVEYVEDMYQFYKETEEDGRVCDYIGAQPDISAKMRAILVDWLIEVHRKFELMPESLYLTVNIVDRFLSVKAVPRKELQLVGMGSMLIACKYEEIWAPEVNDFIAISDNAYVRDQLLFMEKAILGKLEWYLTVPTPYVFLARYIKASVPSDPEIENMVYFLAELGLVNYETTIHYCPSKLAASAVYAARCTFKKTPLWTETLKHYTGYSEDQIMDCAKLLVSFHSGAAENKLKASYRKYCNPDRGAVALYPAAKTLPPQEAS